The following are encoded in a window of Manihot esculenta cultivar AM560-2 chromosome 8, M.esculenta_v8, whole genome shotgun sequence genomic DNA:
- the LOC122724438 gene encoding uncharacterized protein LOC122724438, translating to MRGRGRGSSSRGRGDHGRGVHTNESENINQDLVQHTALIPRPDQGERSTQGATSSTPASVHTSATASAPIGLPPIPSMATSASAFASASGSCGPTGYRPYISLVNSIMQPSDPIARRITLIFKEKLVADGFCWKNVPEEVKEFYWQEFKVIQILQYM from the exons ATGAGAGGACGAGGACGTGGATCTTCATCACGGGGTCGAGGAGACCATGGCAGGGGTGTCCACACAAATGAATCAGAAAATATCAATCAAGATTTGGTACAGCACACTGCTTTGATTCCTAGACCAGACCAGGGTGAGAGATCTACACAGGGTGCTACATCATCCACTCCTGCTTCAGTACACACATCTGCTACTGCCTCAGCTCCCATAGGTTTGCCACCTATTCCATCGATGGCTACATCTGCATCTGCATTTGCATCTGCTTCTGGTAGTTGCGGACCCACAGGATACAGACCATATATTTCCTTAGTAAACTCAAT CATGCAGCCTTCTGATCCGATTGCTAGGCGGATTACCTTGATCTTCAAGGAAAAGTTAGTAGCAGATGGCTTTTGTTGGAAAAATGTACCAGAAGAGGTTAAAGAATTCTATTGGCAAGAATTTAAGGTAATACAAATTTTACAGTACATGTGA
- the LOC110607688 gene encoding uncharacterized protein LOC110607688, with product MDEASTPFRLAELYEQIAAARSFIIDQAEQALEIVIEIQYANIDSRFDRYDQLFSRYNRYNMHSDRRWMYARLKVGLLNPLFLEGLNEFISAAKQFPDCLNGELIRCPCNRFKCQNRSFEDENTVRFHLMKYGFVRDYYVWYLHGEIQNYNAVHRRSNIDSTDNTCNVEYQHGEFSNAYEQLVADAAGPSFSPSISTEPPNQSTQRLYDMLAAANQELWPGCENHSQLSAVARILNIKSEHHLSERCFDNICQLIKEILPTDNLFTDNFYSTKKLLEGLGLPIQKIHSCLNGCMIYWGEDNELLRCKVCDHPRYKRLQESQSSSKTQVAYSKMYYMPITPRLQRLYASNATAKDMTWHANHGTNDDLMHHPADSHAWKAFDNNWPHFSAEKRNVRLGLCTDGFQPFGQSGQQYSSWPVILTPYNLPPWLCMKGEYIFLTILILGPRNPKDKLDVYLQPLVTELKDLWENGVETYDAFNKENFNLRAALMWTISDFPAYAMLSGWSTAGRTACPYCMEDSDAFTLTRGGKQSWFDNHRKFLPPSHSFRRNKTAFRKNVSVTKKAKPPISGEEILKQINELGFKRVIDEDAFEINSRLSKQCGWRKRSILWDLPYWKSNLIRHNLDVMHIEKNFFENIINTVMSVEGKTKDNAKSRADLNVICDRPELEMDQVTRRYPKACYTLDKQSKQVLCDWLKNLKFPDGYVSNMGRCIDMKRLKMFGMKSHDCHVFMQRIIPIVFRELLPSNVWQPLTELSNFFRELTSTAISESDMLRLHGEIPLIICKLERIFPPSFFDCMEHLSVYLAYEAWLAGPVQYRWMYPFERYLRRLKNNVRNKARVEGSICNAYLVEEATSFCAHYFEPYVQTRHRKVLRNVDISESTENYEGNLSIFMQSGRPIGKWTTRYLMEDEYKAAQIIYIDQLRSNDPLVNDSQIDIKLESEFAIWFNNFAHDSCSNISNKFIISLAKGPLRSVTSYNGYMVNGYKFQSKSYCTSRATMNSGVCIKGSNYSNEESDYYGQLLEVIRLEYPGLPIKYEPFVLGVQAIQVIYTSYPSLKRDKIEWWAAVKVKARSMIQLPTQENTQPDEEPFQQDEMEHTAIVIEIDDSTQQLNDPTGDVIEIDDGEENDEDETIIATETDDDDDDDDNNDLDVDSE from the exons ATTGTGATTGAAATTCAATATGCAAATATTGATAGTCGTTTTGACCGTTATGACCAACTCTTTTCTAGGTACAATAGGTACAATATGCATTCTGATAGACGTTGGATGTATGCAAGACTAAAAGTTGGTCTACTAAATCCTTTATTCCTTGAAGGATTAAATGAATTCATATCAGCTGCCAAACAGTTTCCAGACTGTTTGAATGGAGAACTAATTAGGTGTCCATGTAATCGATTTAAGTGCCAAAATCGCAGTTTTGAAGATGAGAATACAGTTAGGTTTCATCTGATGAAATATGGGTTTGTTAGAGACTATTACGTATGGTATTTGCATGGCGAAATTCAAAACTACAATGCGGTCCATAGAAGAAGTAATATTGATTCGACTGACAACACTTGCAATGTGGAATATCAACATGGTGAGTTCTCTAATGCTTATGAGCAACTAGTTGCAGATGCAGCAGGGCCTAGTTTCTCCCCATCAATAAGTACTGAGCCTCCAAACCAATCTACTCAGAGATTGTATGACATGTTGGCCGCTGCTAATCAGGAATTGTGGCCAGGTTGTGAAAATCATTCACAACTGTCAGCTGTGGCAAGGATATTGAATATCAAATCTGAACATCATTTGTCCGAACGTTGTTTTGATAATATTTGCCAATTAATCAAAGAAATTTTACCTACTGATAATTTGTTTACTGATAATTTCTACTCTACAAAGAAATTGCTTGAAGGCTTGGGATTACCAATTCAGAAGATTCATAGTTGCTTAAATGGTTGTATGATTTATTGGGGTGAGGATAATGAATTGCTCAGGTGCAAGGTGTGTGATCATCCGAGGTACAAACGATTGCAAGAAAGCCAAAGCTCTAGTAAAACCCAAGTTGCTTATAGTAAAATGTATTACATGCCAATCACACCTAGACTACAAAGGTTGTACGCATCTAATGCTACAGCTAAGGATATGACTTGGCATGCCAATCATGGGACTAATGATGATTTAATGCATCATCCAGCTGATTCGCATGCATGGAAAGCTTTTGATAATAATTGGCCTCATTTCAGTGCTGAGAAACGTAATGTCCGTCTGGGACTATGTACCGATGGTTTTCAACCCTTTGGACAATCTGGTCAGCAATATTCATCATGGCCTGTCATATTGACACCGTACAATTTACCTCCATGGTTATGCATGAAAGGTGAGTATATATTTCTCACTATACTTATCCTAGGGCCTAGAAATCCAAAAGATAAGTTGGATGTGTATTTGCAACCCCTAGTAACTGAGTTGAAAGATTTATGGGAGAATGGagttgaaacatatgatgcattcaataaagaaaatttcaacttGCGAGCTGCTTTAATGTGGACTATAAGTGATTTTCCTGCTTATGCAATGTTATCTGGATGGAGCACTGCAGGACGGACTGCTTGTCCTTATTGCATGGAAGATAGTGATGCATTCACATTGACAAGAGGAGGTAAGCAATCATGGTTTGATAATCATCGCAAATTTTTACCTCCTAGCCATTCTTTTAGAAGAAACAAAACAGCTTTTAGGAAGAATGTATCTGTTACTAAGAAAGCTAAACCACCTATTTCCGGTGAAGAAATACTGAAACAGATTAATGAATTGGGGTTTAAGAGGGTTATAGATGAGGatgcatttgaaataaattccCGTCTATCAAAGCAATGCGGTTGGCGAAAAAGAAGTATCTTGTGGGATTTACCGTATTGGAAAAGTAATTTGATTCGACACAATCTTGATGTAATGCACATTgagaaaaatttttttgaaaatataatcaaCACTGTAATGAGTGTTGAAGGAAAGACAAAGGATAATGCTAAGTCAAGGGCAGACCTCAATGTGATCTGCGATCGACCAGAGTTGGAAATGGATCAAGTCACTAGGAGATATCCCAAAGCTTGTTATACTCTAGATAAGCAAAGTAAGCAGGTGTTATGTGATTGGCTGAAAAATCTCAAGTTTCCTGATGGATATGTTTCCAATATGGGCCGATGTATTGATATGAAGAGGCTGAAGATGTTTGGGATGAAGAGTCATGACTGTCATGTTTTCATGCAGCGGATTATTCCAATTGTATTTCGTGAGTTGCTTCCTTCGAATGTTTGGCAACCCTTAACAGAGTTGAGCAATTTTTTTAGGGAATTAACATCTACGGCTATAAGTGAGAGTGATATGTTGCGGTTGCATGGTGAAATTCCTTTGATCATATGCAAGCTTGAGCGTATTTTCCCTCCAAGTTTCTTTGATTGTATGGAACACCTCTCCGTCTATCTAGCATATGAAGCATGGTTGGCAGGTCCAGTGCAATATCGGTGGATGTATCCTTTTGAACG atatcTGCGACGACTTAAGAATAATGTCAGAAATAAAGCTAGAGTCGAGGGATCAATTTGTAATGCATACCTAGTAGAAGAAGCCACTTCATTTTGTGCGCATTACTTTGAGCCGTATGTTCAAACTAGACATCGAAAAGTGCTAAGAAATGTTGACATTTCAGAAAGTACTGAAAATTATGAAGGCAACCTATCAATTTTCATGCAGTCCGGTCGACCAATAGGAAAATGGACAACCAGATAccttatggaggatgagtatAAAGCAGCACAAAT CATTTACATTGATCAACTGCGCTCAAATGATCCGTTAGTCAATGATTCTCAGATTGACATCAAATTGGAGAGTGAATTTGCTATATGGTTCAACAATTTTGCTCATGATTCGTGCAGTAATATATCCAACAAGTTTATCATATCGCTTGCAAAGGGTCCATTACGAAGTGTGACATCATACAATGGATATATGGTGAATGGATATAAGTTTCAATCAAAGTCATACTGTACAAGTAGAGCAACTATGAACAGTGGGGTGTGTATTAAGGGGTCAAATTACAGCAACGAAGAGAGCGATTACTATGGACAATTGCTTGAAGTTATACGTTTGGAGTATCCAGGTCTTCCAATCAA atatgagcctTTTGTGCTGGGAGTACAAGCAATACAAGTGATATATACTTCGTATCCTAGCCTTAAGcgagataaaattgaatggTGGGCTGCTGTAAAAGTCAAAGCACGTTCTATGATTCAACTTCCAACACAAGAAAATACACAACCTGATGAAGAACCATTTCAACAAGATGAAATGGAACACACTGCCATTGTTATTGAAATTGATGATTCAACACAACAATTAAATGATCCAACTGGGGATGTTATTGAAATTGATGATGGtgaagaaaatgatgaagatGAAACTATAATAGCAACAGAAAcggacgatgatgatgatgatgatgataataatgACTTAGATGTAGATAGTGAATAA